From Drosophila subpulchrella strain 33 F10 #4 breed RU33 unplaced genomic scaffold, RU_Dsub_v1.1 Primary Assembly Seq354, whole genome shotgun sequence, the proteins below share one genomic window:
- the LOC119561088 gene encoding phosphatidylinositol-binding clathrin assembly protein LAP isoform X1, with amino-acid sequence MTMAGQTINDRLLAARHSLAGQGLAKSVCKATTEECIGPKKKHLDYLVHCTNEPNVSIPHLANLLIERSQNANWVVVYKSLITTHHLMAYGNERFMQYLASSNSTFNLSSFLDKGTVQDGGMGVPGGRMGYDMSPFIRRYAKYLNEKSLSYRAMAFDFCKVKRGKEEGSLRSMNAEKLLKTLPVLQAQLDALLEFDCQSNDLSNGVINMSFMLLFRDLIRLFACYNDGIINLLEKYFDMNKKHARDALDLYKKFLVRMDRVGEFLKVAENVGIDKGDIPDLTKAPSSLLDALEQHLATLEGRKVSAANTPTQSSSNQRNVKSAVSALSSTSSAFGTAAASSKFDNTNGIDEQLKAQVLAEEEAAMNQYKSKVSSPTSSGAAGASAALTNPFLSSPPAAQAGQPIVDLFGAASAQPAAAAAATKASDDLLQLGNPFADMFEASGGGGAAAAGATGAALNANNLWMHNNGFNGASVSSAAATNAFVSDSNFSSVFGNTEPAASSSLPNPFFDDMSLPQANLAAASVAAPFGNNINFMDQQLQQQQQAAFYVQQQQQHQLQLQQQQQHRQQLPQQQAILPPSMSAAQFPPGFDALGDVLKPASASNNSNQMNVVATGYSSNSSSILALQQQQHHQQHQQQLHQQQQQQPPAGTGKIITGDLDSSLMSLVDNLNINKTASAKPVQWNSPKNTAKPGANWTPQPMAATTGAGYRPMAHGMTVSPAPITINHPYIHASYPVMPNYMQGMPVMGQPSMMGQSAAPLTGAQPTMMAAPHSNATGIMQPIQPTQNGGNKGVPLDPFGAL; translated from the exons ATGACCATGGCAGGGCAAACGATCAACGACAGGCTGCTGGCCGCCCGTCACAGCCTTGCGGGCCAAGGACTCGCCAAGTCCGTTTGCAAGGCCACCACGGAGGAATGCATAGGCCCAAAGAAGAAGCACTTGGACT ATTTGGTGCACTGCACAAACGAGCCGAATGTGTCGATACCTCATCTGGCCAATTTACTTATCGAGCGTTCTCAGAATGCCAACTGGGTTGTCGTCTACAAGTCGCTGATAACCACACATCATCTGATGGCATATGGCAATGAG cgTTTTATGCAATACCTGGCGTCAAGCAATTCTACATTCAATCTCAGCTCCTTTCTGGATAAAGGAACTGTACAAG ATGGTGGCATGGGCGTTCCGGGTGGCAGAATGG GTTACGACATGTCGCCCTTCATTCGACGCTACGCCAAATATTTGAACGAGAAGTCGCTCTCCTATCGAGCCATGGCCTTTGACTTTTGCAAAGTCAAGCGAGG CAAAGAGGAGGGCTCGCTGCGCAGCATGAATGCCGAAAAACTTCTGAAGACTTTGCCAGTTTTGCAGGCACAATTGGATGCACTTCTGGAGTTCGACTGCCAATCCAACGATTTGTCCAATG GAGTCATCAATATGAGCTTTATGCTCTTGTTTCGTGATCTCATACGACTGTTTGCTTGCTACAATGATGGCATTATTAATTTgcttgaaaaatattttgatatgaACAAGAAACATGCGCGCGATGCGTTAGATCTGTACAAGAAGTTCTTGGTGCGCATGGATCGTGTTGGAGAGTTCTTAAAAGTGGCAGAG AATGTGGGCATTGACAAGGGTGATATTCCCGATTTGACCAAGGCGCCAAGCTCGTTGTTAGATGCTTTGGAGCAGCACTTGGCCACGCTGGAGGGCCGTAAAGTATCCGCAGCTAATACGCCCACACAGTCATCGAG CAATCAGCGCAATGTAAAATCCGCTGTCTCTGCCCTCTCTTCTACCAGCTCTGCATTTGGTACTGCGGCTGCTTCTAGCAAATTCGATAACACCAATGGCATTGACGAGCAGCTCAAGGCCCAGGTGCTGGCCGAGGAGGAGGCCGCCATGAACCAGTACAAG TCCAAGGTATCGTCGCCCACCAGCAGCGGTGCTGCTGGCGCTAGCGCTGCACTAACAAATCCATTTCTATCGTCCCCGCCAGCCGCACAGGCTGGCCAGCCGATAGTTGATCTGTTCGGTGCCGCGTCGGCGCAgcccgctgctgctgcagcagccACCAAGGCCTCCGACGACCTGCTGCAGTTGGGCAATCCCTTCGCCGACATGTTTGAAGCCAGCGGTGGCGGCGGAGCAGCCGCTGCAGGAGCCACAGGTGCTGCACTCAATGCCAATAATTTGTGGATGCATAATAATG GTTTCAATGGCGCTTCAGTTTCCTCCGCTGCTGCTACAAATGCATTCGTTTCCGATAGTAATTTCTCATCCGTTTTTGGTAATACGGAACCGGCAG CTTCGTCGTCGTTGCCAAATCCATTTTTCGATGATATGTCGTTGCCCCAAGCCAACCTCGCTgctgcatctgttgctgcGCCCTTTGGCAACAATATCAATTTCATGGATCAACAgttgcagcaacaacagcaagcGGCATTTTatgtgcagcagcagcagcaacaccaattGCAActacagcaacagcagcaacaccggCAGCAATTGCCGCAACAGCAAGCGATATTGCCACCTTCCATGTCAGCAGCTCAGTTTCCACCAG GCTTCGACGCCTTGGGCGATGTTCTCAAGCCGGCCTCagccagcaacaacagcaatcaAATGAACGTTGTCGCCACAGGTTACTCCAGCAATAGCAGTTCGATCCTAGCGttacaacagcagcagcaccaccagcaacaccagcagcaactgcaccagcagcaacagcagcagccgccGGCTGGCACTGGGAAGATAATAACCGGCGACTTGGATAGTTCACTAATGTCACTAGTTGATAacttaaatataaacaaaacgGCAAGCGCAAA ACCTGTGCAATGGAATTCACCTAAAAATACAGCGAAACCAGGTGCTAATTGGACACCCCAACCAATGGCGGCTACTACTGGTGCTGGCTATCGTCCAATG GCACATGGCATGACCGTAAGTCCTGCGCCAATCACAATCAATCATCCGTATATACATGCTAGTTATCCTGTAATGCCAAATTATATGCAG GGAATGCCGGTGATGGGCCAGCCAAGTATGATGGGGCAGTCAGCAGCCCCTTTGACTGGGGCGCAACCGACGATGATGGCGGCGCCGCACAGTAATGCGACGGGCATCATGCAACCCATCCAGCCAACGCAGAACGGCGGCAATAAAGGCGTCCCACTCGACCCATTTGGTGCGTTATAA
- the LOC119561088 gene encoding phosphatidylinositol-binding clathrin assembly protein LAP isoform X12, translating to MTMAGQTINDRLLAARHSLAGQGLAKSVCKATTEECIGPKKKHLDYLVHCTNEPNVSIPHLANLLIERSQNANWVVVYKSLITTHHLMAYGNERFMQYLASSNSTFNLSSFLDKGTVQDGGMGVPGGRMGYDMSPFIRRYAKYLNEKSLSYRAMAFDFCKVKRGKEEGSLRSMNAEKLLKTLPVLQAQLDALLEFDCQSNDLSNGVINMSFMLLFRDLIRLFACYNDGIINLLEKYFDMNKKHARDALDLYKKFLVRMDRVGEFLKVAENVGIDKGDIPDLTKAPSSLLDALEQHLATLEGRKVSAANTPTQSSSNQRNVKSAVSALSSTSSAFGTAAASSKFDNTNGIDEQLKAQVLAEEEAAMNQYKSKVSSPTSSGAAGASAALTNPFLSSPPAAQAGQPIVDLFGAASAQPAAAAAATKASDDLLQLGNPFADMFEASGGGGAAAAGATGAALNANNLWMHNNGFNGASVSSAAATNAFVSDSNFSSVFGNTEPAGYSSNSSSILALQQQQHHQQHQQQLHQQQQQQPPAGTGKIITGDLDSSLMSLVDNLNINKTASAKPVQWNSPKNTAKPGANWTPQPMAATTGAGYRPMAHGMTVSPAPITINHPYIHASYPVMPNYMQGMPVMGQPSMMGQSAAPLTGAQPTMMAAPHSNATGIMQPIQPTQNGGNKGVPLDPFGAL from the exons ATGACCATGGCAGGGCAAACGATCAACGACAGGCTGCTGGCCGCCCGTCACAGCCTTGCGGGCCAAGGACTCGCCAAGTCCGTTTGCAAGGCCACCACGGAGGAATGCATAGGCCCAAAGAAGAAGCACTTGGACT ATTTGGTGCACTGCACAAACGAGCCGAATGTGTCGATACCTCATCTGGCCAATTTACTTATCGAGCGTTCTCAGAATGCCAACTGGGTTGTCGTCTACAAGTCGCTGATAACCACACATCATCTGATGGCATATGGCAATGAG cgTTTTATGCAATACCTGGCGTCAAGCAATTCTACATTCAATCTCAGCTCCTTTCTGGATAAAGGAACTGTACAAG ATGGTGGCATGGGCGTTCCGGGTGGCAGAATGG GTTACGACATGTCGCCCTTCATTCGACGCTACGCCAAATATTTGAACGAGAAGTCGCTCTCCTATCGAGCCATGGCCTTTGACTTTTGCAAAGTCAAGCGAGG CAAAGAGGAGGGCTCGCTGCGCAGCATGAATGCCGAAAAACTTCTGAAGACTTTGCCAGTTTTGCAGGCACAATTGGATGCACTTCTGGAGTTCGACTGCCAATCCAACGATTTGTCCAATG GAGTCATCAATATGAGCTTTATGCTCTTGTTTCGTGATCTCATACGACTGTTTGCTTGCTACAATGATGGCATTATTAATTTgcttgaaaaatattttgatatgaACAAGAAACATGCGCGCGATGCGTTAGATCTGTACAAGAAGTTCTTGGTGCGCATGGATCGTGTTGGAGAGTTCTTAAAAGTGGCAGAG AATGTGGGCATTGACAAGGGTGATATTCCCGATTTGACCAAGGCGCCAAGCTCGTTGTTAGATGCTTTGGAGCAGCACTTGGCCACGCTGGAGGGCCGTAAAGTATCCGCAGCTAATACGCCCACACAGTCATCGAG CAATCAGCGCAATGTAAAATCCGCTGTCTCTGCCCTCTCTTCTACCAGCTCTGCATTTGGTACTGCGGCTGCTTCTAGCAAATTCGATAACACCAATGGCATTGACGAGCAGCTCAAGGCCCAGGTGCTGGCCGAGGAGGAGGCCGCCATGAACCAGTACAAG TCCAAGGTATCGTCGCCCACCAGCAGCGGTGCTGCTGGCGCTAGCGCTGCACTAACAAATCCATTTCTATCGTCCCCGCCAGCCGCACAGGCTGGCCAGCCGATAGTTGATCTGTTCGGTGCCGCGTCGGCGCAgcccgctgctgctgcagcagccACCAAGGCCTCCGACGACCTGCTGCAGTTGGGCAATCCCTTCGCCGACATGTTTGAAGCCAGCGGTGGCGGCGGAGCAGCCGCTGCAGGAGCCACAGGTGCTGCACTCAATGCCAATAATTTGTGGATGCATAATAATG GTTTCAATGGCGCTTCAGTTTCCTCCGCTGCTGCTACAAATGCATTCGTTTCCGATAGTAATTTCTCATCCGTTTTTGGTAATACGGAACCGGCAG GTTACTCCAGCAATAGCAGTTCGATCCTAGCGttacaacagcagcagcaccaccagcaacaccagcagcaactgcaccagcagcaacagcagcagccgccGGCTGGCACTGGGAAGATAATAACCGGCGACTTGGATAGTTCACTAATGTCACTAGTTGATAacttaaatataaacaaaacgGCAAGCGCAAA ACCTGTGCAATGGAATTCACCTAAAAATACAGCGAAACCAGGTGCTAATTGGACACCCCAACCAATGGCGGCTACTACTGGTGCTGGCTATCGTCCAATG GCACATGGCATGACCGTAAGTCCTGCGCCAATCACAATCAATCATCCGTATATACATGCTAGTTATCCTGTAATGCCAAATTATATGCAG GGAATGCCGGTGATGGGCCAGCCAAGTATGATGGGGCAGTCAGCAGCCCCTTTGACTGGGGCGCAACCGACGATGATGGCGGCGCCGCACAGTAATGCGACGGGCATCATGCAACCCATCCAGCCAACGCAGAACGGCGGCAATAAAGGCGTCCCACTCGACCCATTTGGTGCGTTATAA
- the LOC119561088 gene encoding phosphatidylinositol-binding clathrin assembly protein LAP isoform X6, which translates to MTMAGQTINDRLLAARHSLAGQGLAKSVCKATTEECIGPKKKHLDYLVHCTNEPNVSIPHLANLLIERSQNANWVVVYKSLITTHHLMAYGNERFMQYLASSNSTFNLSSFLDKGTVQDGGMGVPGGRMGYDMSPFIRRYAKYLNEKSLSYRAMAFDFCKVKRGKEEGSLRSMNAEKLLKTLPVLQAQLDALLEFDCQSNDLSNGVINMSFMLLFRDLIRLFACYNDGIINLLEKYFDMNKKHARDALDLYKKFLVRMDRVGEFLKVAENVGIDKGDIPDLTKAPSSLLDALEQHLATLEGRKVSAANTPTQSSSNQRNVKSAVSALSSTSSAFGTAAASSKFDNTNGIDEQLKAQVLAEEEAAMNQYKSKVSSPTSSGAAGASAALTNPFLSSPPAAQAGQPIVDLFGAASAQPAAAAAATKASDDLLQLGNPFADMFEASGGGGAAAAGATGAALNANNLWMHNNGFNGASVSSAAATNAFVSDSNFSSVFGNTEPAASSSLPNPFFDDMSLPQANLAAASVAAPFGNNINFMDQQLQQQQQAAFYVQQQQQHQLQLQQQQQHRQQLPQQQAILPPSMSAAQFPPGFDALGDVLKPASASNNSNQMNVVATGYSSNSSSILALQQQQHHQQHQQQLHQQQQQQPPAGTGKIITGDLDSSLMSLVDNLNINKTASAKPVQWNSPKNTAKPGANWTPQPMAATTGAGYRPMGMPVMGQPSMMGQSAAPLTGAQPTMMAAPHSNATGIMQPIQPTQNGGNKGVPLDPFGAL; encoded by the exons ATGACCATGGCAGGGCAAACGATCAACGACAGGCTGCTGGCCGCCCGTCACAGCCTTGCGGGCCAAGGACTCGCCAAGTCCGTTTGCAAGGCCACCACGGAGGAATGCATAGGCCCAAAGAAGAAGCACTTGGACT ATTTGGTGCACTGCACAAACGAGCCGAATGTGTCGATACCTCATCTGGCCAATTTACTTATCGAGCGTTCTCAGAATGCCAACTGGGTTGTCGTCTACAAGTCGCTGATAACCACACATCATCTGATGGCATATGGCAATGAG cgTTTTATGCAATACCTGGCGTCAAGCAATTCTACATTCAATCTCAGCTCCTTTCTGGATAAAGGAACTGTACAAG ATGGTGGCATGGGCGTTCCGGGTGGCAGAATGG GTTACGACATGTCGCCCTTCATTCGACGCTACGCCAAATATTTGAACGAGAAGTCGCTCTCCTATCGAGCCATGGCCTTTGACTTTTGCAAAGTCAAGCGAGG CAAAGAGGAGGGCTCGCTGCGCAGCATGAATGCCGAAAAACTTCTGAAGACTTTGCCAGTTTTGCAGGCACAATTGGATGCACTTCTGGAGTTCGACTGCCAATCCAACGATTTGTCCAATG GAGTCATCAATATGAGCTTTATGCTCTTGTTTCGTGATCTCATACGACTGTTTGCTTGCTACAATGATGGCATTATTAATTTgcttgaaaaatattttgatatgaACAAGAAACATGCGCGCGATGCGTTAGATCTGTACAAGAAGTTCTTGGTGCGCATGGATCGTGTTGGAGAGTTCTTAAAAGTGGCAGAG AATGTGGGCATTGACAAGGGTGATATTCCCGATTTGACCAAGGCGCCAAGCTCGTTGTTAGATGCTTTGGAGCAGCACTTGGCCACGCTGGAGGGCCGTAAAGTATCCGCAGCTAATACGCCCACACAGTCATCGAG CAATCAGCGCAATGTAAAATCCGCTGTCTCTGCCCTCTCTTCTACCAGCTCTGCATTTGGTACTGCGGCTGCTTCTAGCAAATTCGATAACACCAATGGCATTGACGAGCAGCTCAAGGCCCAGGTGCTGGCCGAGGAGGAGGCCGCCATGAACCAGTACAAG TCCAAGGTATCGTCGCCCACCAGCAGCGGTGCTGCTGGCGCTAGCGCTGCACTAACAAATCCATTTCTATCGTCCCCGCCAGCCGCACAGGCTGGCCAGCCGATAGTTGATCTGTTCGGTGCCGCGTCGGCGCAgcccgctgctgctgcagcagccACCAAGGCCTCCGACGACCTGCTGCAGTTGGGCAATCCCTTCGCCGACATGTTTGAAGCCAGCGGTGGCGGCGGAGCAGCCGCTGCAGGAGCCACAGGTGCTGCACTCAATGCCAATAATTTGTGGATGCATAATAATG GTTTCAATGGCGCTTCAGTTTCCTCCGCTGCTGCTACAAATGCATTCGTTTCCGATAGTAATTTCTCATCCGTTTTTGGTAATACGGAACCGGCAG CTTCGTCGTCGTTGCCAAATCCATTTTTCGATGATATGTCGTTGCCCCAAGCCAACCTCGCTgctgcatctgttgctgcGCCCTTTGGCAACAATATCAATTTCATGGATCAACAgttgcagcaacaacagcaagcGGCATTTTatgtgcagcagcagcagcaacaccaattGCAActacagcaacagcagcaacaccggCAGCAATTGCCGCAACAGCAAGCGATATTGCCACCTTCCATGTCAGCAGCTCAGTTTCCACCAG GCTTCGACGCCTTGGGCGATGTTCTCAAGCCGGCCTCagccagcaacaacagcaatcaAATGAACGTTGTCGCCACAGGTTACTCCAGCAATAGCAGTTCGATCCTAGCGttacaacagcagcagcaccaccagcaacaccagcagcaactgcaccagcagcaacagcagcagccgccGGCTGGCACTGGGAAGATAATAACCGGCGACTTGGATAGTTCACTAATGTCACTAGTTGATAacttaaatataaacaaaacgGCAAGCGCAAA ACCTGTGCAATGGAATTCACCTAAAAATACAGCGAAACCAGGTGCTAATTGGACACCCCAACCAATGGCGGCTACTACTGGTGCTGGCTATCGTCCAATG GGAATGCCGGTGATGGGCCAGCCAAGTATGATGGGGCAGTCAGCAGCCCCTTTGACTGGGGCGCAACCGACGATGATGGCGGCGCCGCACAGTAATGCGACGGGCATCATGCAACCCATCCAGCCAACGCAGAACGGCGGCAATAAAGGCGTCCCACTCGACCCATTTGGTGCGTTATAA
- the LOC119561088 gene encoding phosphatidylinositol-binding clathrin assembly protein LAP isoform X21, producing MTMAGQTINDRLLAARHSLAGQGLAKSVCKATTEECIGPKKKHLDYLVHCTNEPNVSIPHLANLLIERSQNANWVVVYKSLITTHHLMAYGNERFMQYLASSNSTFNLSSFLDKGTVQDGGMGVPGGRMGYDMSPFIRRYAKYLNEKSLSYRAMAFDFCKVKRGKEEGSLRSMNAEKLLKTLPVLQAQLDALLEFDCQSNDLSNGVINMSFMLLFRDLIRLFACYNDGIINLLEKYFDMNKKHARDALDLYKKFLVRMDRVGEFLKVAENVGIDKGDIPDLTKAPSSLLDALEQHLATLEGRKVSAANTPTQSSSNQRNVKSAVSALSSTSSAFGTAAASSKFDNTNGIDEQLKAQVLAEEEAAMNQYKSKVSSPTSSGAAGASAALTNPFLSSPPAAQAGQPIVDLFGAASAQPAAAAAATKASDDLLQLGNPFADMFEASGGGGAAAAGATGNAGDGPAKYDGAVSSPFDWGATDDDGGAAQ from the exons ATGACCATGGCAGGGCAAACGATCAACGACAGGCTGCTGGCCGCCCGTCACAGCCTTGCGGGCCAAGGACTCGCCAAGTCCGTTTGCAAGGCCACCACGGAGGAATGCATAGGCCCAAAGAAGAAGCACTTGGACT ATTTGGTGCACTGCACAAACGAGCCGAATGTGTCGATACCTCATCTGGCCAATTTACTTATCGAGCGTTCTCAGAATGCCAACTGGGTTGTCGTCTACAAGTCGCTGATAACCACACATCATCTGATGGCATATGGCAATGAG cgTTTTATGCAATACCTGGCGTCAAGCAATTCTACATTCAATCTCAGCTCCTTTCTGGATAAAGGAACTGTACAAG ATGGTGGCATGGGCGTTCCGGGTGGCAGAATGG GTTACGACATGTCGCCCTTCATTCGACGCTACGCCAAATATTTGAACGAGAAGTCGCTCTCCTATCGAGCCATGGCCTTTGACTTTTGCAAAGTCAAGCGAGG CAAAGAGGAGGGCTCGCTGCGCAGCATGAATGCCGAAAAACTTCTGAAGACTTTGCCAGTTTTGCAGGCACAATTGGATGCACTTCTGGAGTTCGACTGCCAATCCAACGATTTGTCCAATG GAGTCATCAATATGAGCTTTATGCTCTTGTTTCGTGATCTCATACGACTGTTTGCTTGCTACAATGATGGCATTATTAATTTgcttgaaaaatattttgatatgaACAAGAAACATGCGCGCGATGCGTTAGATCTGTACAAGAAGTTCTTGGTGCGCATGGATCGTGTTGGAGAGTTCTTAAAAGTGGCAGAG AATGTGGGCATTGACAAGGGTGATATTCCCGATTTGACCAAGGCGCCAAGCTCGTTGTTAGATGCTTTGGAGCAGCACTTGGCCACGCTGGAGGGCCGTAAAGTATCCGCAGCTAATACGCCCACACAGTCATCGAG CAATCAGCGCAATGTAAAATCCGCTGTCTCTGCCCTCTCTTCTACCAGCTCTGCATTTGGTACTGCGGCTGCTTCTAGCAAATTCGATAACACCAATGGCATTGACGAGCAGCTCAAGGCCCAGGTGCTGGCCGAGGAGGAGGCCGCCATGAACCAGTACAAG TCCAAGGTATCGTCGCCCACCAGCAGCGGTGCTGCTGGCGCTAGCGCTGCACTAACAAATCCATTTCTATCGTCCCCGCCAGCCGCACAGGCTGGCCAGCCGATAGTTGATCTGTTCGGTGCCGCGTCGGCGCAgcccgctgctgctgcagcagccACCAAGGCCTCCGACGACCTGCTGCAGTTGGGCAATCCCTTCGCCGACATGTTTGAAGCCAGCGGTGGCGGCGGAGCAGCCGCTGCAGGAGCCACAG GGAATGCCGGTGATGGGCCAGCCAAGTATGATGGGGCAGTCAGCAGCCCCTTTGACTGGGGCGCAACCGACGATGATGGCGGCGCCGCACAGTAA
- the LOC119561088 gene encoding phosphatidylinositol-binding clathrin assembly protein LAP isoform X3: MTMAGQTINDRLLAARHSLAGQGLAKSVCKATTEECIGPKKKHLDYLVHCTNEPNVSIPHLANLLIERSQNANWVVVYKSLITTHHLMAYGNERFMQYLASSNSTFNLSSFLDKGTVQDGGMGVPGGRMGYDMSPFIRRYAKYLNEKSLSYRAMAFDFCKVKRGKEEGSLRSMNAEKLLKTLPVLQAQLDALLEFDCQSNDLSNGVINMSFMLLFRDLIRLFACYNDGIINLLEKYFDMNKKHARDALDLYKKFLVRMDRVGEFLKVAENVGIDKGDIPDLTKAPSSLLDALEQHLATLEGRKVSAANTPTQSSSNQRNVKSAVSALSSTSSAFGTAAASSKFDNTNGIDEQLKAQVLAEEEAAMNQYKSKVSSPTSSGAAGASAALTNPFLSSPPAAQAGQPIVDLFGAASAQPAAAAAATKASDDLLQLGNPFADMFEASGGGGAAAAGATGFNGASVSSAAATNAFVSDSNFSSVFGNTEPAASSSLPNPFFDDMSLPQANLAAASVAAPFGNNINFMDQQLQQQQQAAFYVQQQQQHQLQLQQQQQHRQQLPQQQAILPPSMSAAQFPPGFDALGDVLKPASASNNSNQMNVVATGYSSNSSSILALQQQQHHQQHQQQLHQQQQQQPPAGTGKIITGDLDSSLMSLVDNLNINKTASAKPVQWNSPKNTAKPGANWTPQPMAATTGAGYRPMAHGMTVSPAPITINHPYIHASYPVMPNYMQGMPVMGQPSMMGQSAAPLTGAQPTMMAAPHSNATGIMQPIQPTQNGGNKGVPLDPFGAL; encoded by the exons ATGACCATGGCAGGGCAAACGATCAACGACAGGCTGCTGGCCGCCCGTCACAGCCTTGCGGGCCAAGGACTCGCCAAGTCCGTTTGCAAGGCCACCACGGAGGAATGCATAGGCCCAAAGAAGAAGCACTTGGACT ATTTGGTGCACTGCACAAACGAGCCGAATGTGTCGATACCTCATCTGGCCAATTTACTTATCGAGCGTTCTCAGAATGCCAACTGGGTTGTCGTCTACAAGTCGCTGATAACCACACATCATCTGATGGCATATGGCAATGAG cgTTTTATGCAATACCTGGCGTCAAGCAATTCTACATTCAATCTCAGCTCCTTTCTGGATAAAGGAACTGTACAAG ATGGTGGCATGGGCGTTCCGGGTGGCAGAATGG GTTACGACATGTCGCCCTTCATTCGACGCTACGCCAAATATTTGAACGAGAAGTCGCTCTCCTATCGAGCCATGGCCTTTGACTTTTGCAAAGTCAAGCGAGG CAAAGAGGAGGGCTCGCTGCGCAGCATGAATGCCGAAAAACTTCTGAAGACTTTGCCAGTTTTGCAGGCACAATTGGATGCACTTCTGGAGTTCGACTGCCAATCCAACGATTTGTCCAATG GAGTCATCAATATGAGCTTTATGCTCTTGTTTCGTGATCTCATACGACTGTTTGCTTGCTACAATGATGGCATTATTAATTTgcttgaaaaatattttgatatgaACAAGAAACATGCGCGCGATGCGTTAGATCTGTACAAGAAGTTCTTGGTGCGCATGGATCGTGTTGGAGAGTTCTTAAAAGTGGCAGAG AATGTGGGCATTGACAAGGGTGATATTCCCGATTTGACCAAGGCGCCAAGCTCGTTGTTAGATGCTTTGGAGCAGCACTTGGCCACGCTGGAGGGCCGTAAAGTATCCGCAGCTAATACGCCCACACAGTCATCGAG CAATCAGCGCAATGTAAAATCCGCTGTCTCTGCCCTCTCTTCTACCAGCTCTGCATTTGGTACTGCGGCTGCTTCTAGCAAATTCGATAACACCAATGGCATTGACGAGCAGCTCAAGGCCCAGGTGCTGGCCGAGGAGGAGGCCGCCATGAACCAGTACAAG TCCAAGGTATCGTCGCCCACCAGCAGCGGTGCTGCTGGCGCTAGCGCTGCACTAACAAATCCATTTCTATCGTCCCCGCCAGCCGCACAGGCTGGCCAGCCGATAGTTGATCTGTTCGGTGCCGCGTCGGCGCAgcccgctgctgctgcagcagccACCAAGGCCTCCGACGACCTGCTGCAGTTGGGCAATCCCTTCGCCGACATGTTTGAAGCCAGCGGTGGCGGCGGAGCAGCCGCTGCAGGAGCCACAG GTTTCAATGGCGCTTCAGTTTCCTCCGCTGCTGCTACAAATGCATTCGTTTCCGATAGTAATTTCTCATCCGTTTTTGGTAATACGGAACCGGCAG CTTCGTCGTCGTTGCCAAATCCATTTTTCGATGATATGTCGTTGCCCCAAGCCAACCTCGCTgctgcatctgttgctgcGCCCTTTGGCAACAATATCAATTTCATGGATCAACAgttgcagcaacaacagcaagcGGCATTTTatgtgcagcagcagcagcaacaccaattGCAActacagcaacagcagcaacaccggCAGCAATTGCCGCAACAGCAAGCGATATTGCCACCTTCCATGTCAGCAGCTCAGTTTCCACCAG GCTTCGACGCCTTGGGCGATGTTCTCAAGCCGGCCTCagccagcaacaacagcaatcaAATGAACGTTGTCGCCACAGGTTACTCCAGCAATAGCAGTTCGATCCTAGCGttacaacagcagcagcaccaccagcaacaccagcagcaactgcaccagcagcaacagcagcagccgccGGCTGGCACTGGGAAGATAATAACCGGCGACTTGGATAGTTCACTAATGTCACTAGTTGATAacttaaatataaacaaaacgGCAAGCGCAAA ACCTGTGCAATGGAATTCACCTAAAAATACAGCGAAACCAGGTGCTAATTGGACACCCCAACCAATGGCGGCTACTACTGGTGCTGGCTATCGTCCAATG GCACATGGCATGACCGTAAGTCCTGCGCCAATCACAATCAATCATCCGTATATACATGCTAGTTATCCTGTAATGCCAAATTATATGCAG GGAATGCCGGTGATGGGCCAGCCAAGTATGATGGGGCAGTCAGCAGCCCCTTTGACTGGGGCGCAACCGACGATGATGGCGGCGCCGCACAGTAATGCGACGGGCATCATGCAACCCATCCAGCCAACGCAGAACGGCGGCAATAAAGGCGTCCCACTCGACCCATTTGGTGCGTTATAA